The sequence CAATAAGCAAACGAGTGAGACTAGCGATTTCTCTTTCAGAATTTGCCTTCAGTGATGATGATCTTGAACGTAACGAAGGCCACAGTACTTGCAAATCGCAGGCTCATCTAGGTCGAGGCATATGAACTCAATTGGATGACCAAGGGCCGGATTGGTGTCTGCAAGTTTTATAGAACACAATCTACACATTAATATCTGTTTTGCTCATTAAAGAAATATACTCAATAAATTGGGCCACTGATGAGAAAAGGAGACAAACCTCCTTCACAAGCAGCAATCCTTCCATCAACTTTGATAGGTGGAACCTCACTGATCAGTTCCATTGGTGACTTCTTGCTTCTATCCTGTAGAGATTGGTTCCACAAAAGTGTTAATACCAGAAAAGtggcaaagaaaacaaaaagtgataCACAAACTTCGTAGTTAACCAGAACGGACTGGTATAGATCCTATGCAATTTCTATCATATATACGGATTGAAAATCCAACCAAACTTAAAACTCCACTAGACTCGAtcattaattttatatgaacGCAGAGTTGCCATCTTTAACTAGGAAGAGTATGTGATGAACCATCTCTTCATAACAAACACAACCCTATAACACAAAGTCGTCTCAAGCATTGGTAAAAAAGGCAAGTTGATCTGGGTGTCAAAGGGTACTTAGGGTAGGGACAGCGTAAAGGAAAAAGCTCAAACCTACTTATTGATTTGACTAAACAACTTAAAAGTTAATAAGTAAAAACACATACTTAATTTTCTACCTACCGAAATTCATCAACGAAAGGAACTATGATTCTCAGATATTAGCGCAGATAGTTTTATCCGTCAAACCACAAATTCTCCATGtaatattaaagaaataaaacagtAATACTTGTGAAAGATAAACCTAATGTCCTTCAACTCCAAACAACTTGTAAGCGCAGTTTCAAACAGATTTTTGCCTCTATGAATACTGATCCAACATCGAAAACAATTTCTTCAGTTCTTCAAACGACTACAGAGCAGAAACTTCCTACCAACAATTTTCAGAAATCAGCATTTCCCTGTGGTTTCCAAAAAATCCAGTTCAACGATCTAACCCTAGGGGAGATCACCGAGATTAAATCCCCGAGTAATTCACGCAAAATTAGACTAATTTAAGATCTAAGTCTGGGAAAGATTTATTCGGGATGCGAAAGAGCTACAAAAATAAGGACGGTAAAGACAAATTCATGATCGCGAAAAAGTACCTGCATCCATTTGGCGGTGTGATTTCCGACTAGATCGTCTGTTGGAAT comes from Camelina sativa cultivar DH55 chromosome 19, Cs, whole genome shotgun sequence and encodes:
- the LOC104763933 gene encoding NADH dehydrogenase [ubiquinone] iron-sulfur protein 6, mitochondrial, which encodes MASNLLKALIRSQILPSSRRNFSVATTQLGIPTDDLVGNHTAKWMQDRSKKSPMELISEVPPIKVDGRIAACEGDTNPALGHPIEFICLDLDEPAICKYCGLRYVQDHHH